One genomic window of Mycolicibacterium neoaurum includes the following:
- a CDS encoding amino acid ABC transporter permease produces MFEGLGLQHLSLILNGAVVTIQICLLSLLFGSILGLLLGLMSTGSIKVLRIVSTVYVALIRGIPVLLIIFFVYFGVPLLVPGASLPDYWAGVIALSVFASAYIAELVRGSIQAIPRGQFEAAHALGLSYPARMRWVILPQAARIMVPPGVGFLVILVKDSSLVAVIGLVELTRAGNIVSSLTAEPIATYLIVGACYFVICYALSAAGRRYERRLGIRVQPPGVTDALTPTGAHS; encoded by the coding sequence ATGTTCGAAGGACTCGGCCTACAGCATCTGTCGTTGATCCTCAACGGCGCTGTCGTAACCATCCAAATCTGCCTATTATCATTGCTTTTCGGATCTATCCTGGGACTACTACTCGGCCTGATGTCGACGGGCAGCATCAAGGTGTTGCGGATTGTCAGTACCGTCTACGTCGCGCTGATCCGTGGCATACCCGTTCTGCTGATCATCTTCTTCGTCTATTTCGGCGTCCCCCTGCTGGTTCCGGGGGCCAGCCTGCCCGACTACTGGGCCGGCGTCATCGCCCTGTCGGTCTTCGCCTCGGCCTATATCGCCGAACTGGTCCGCGGCAGCATCCAGGCGATCCCGCGCGGGCAGTTCGAGGCGGCACACGCACTCGGACTGTCCTACCCGGCCCGGATGCGCTGGGTCATTCTTCCCCAGGCGGCCCGCATCATGGTGCCACCGGGCGTGGGATTCCTGGTCATCCTGGTCAAGGACAGCTCGCTGGTGGCGGTGATCGGCCTTGTCGAACTCACTCGCGCCGGCAATATCGTCAGCTCACTGACGGCAGAACCCATCGCGACCTATCTCATCGTCGGCGCCTGCTATTTCGTCATCTGCTACGCCCTCTCGGCCGCCGGCCGCCGCTACGAACGACGCCTCGGCATACGGGTGCAGCCCCCTGGAGTCACCGATGCCCTCACCCCGACAGGAGCACACTCATGA
- a CDS encoding transporter substrate-binding domain-containing protein — translation MRRRIRVAITVLATTLTLTAAGCTSSGQHGPAQAGESTLTKVLTSKKISIGVFADAPPYSVLNSSGQYEGFDIDKATALAESLGAEIEYVSTTNASRIPMLETQKVDVIIAALTNLDERAQVVALTRPYASEGQLVVVPADSDIRSYDDLDGRAVAATRGSVPATILETQFPQARASLFEAVADSIQALRSNKVDALMESTAVVADIRRSQGDAVRVLDAPALSPSLVSFGAKMGDQLWLNYLNNFIMNYNISKSANDSYKRWLGVDVPDLIK, via the coding sequence ATGCGTCGTCGCATTCGGGTCGCGATCACCGTTCTCGCCACCACCCTCACGCTGACCGCTGCGGGATGCACCTCGTCCGGCCAGCACGGACCCGCCCAGGCCGGCGAGAGCACACTGACGAAAGTCCTTACCTCCAAGAAGATCTCGATCGGTGTCTTCGCCGACGCTCCCCCGTACTCGGTGCTCAACAGCTCGGGTCAGTACGAGGGGTTCGACATCGACAAGGCCACCGCACTGGCCGAATCACTGGGCGCCGAAATCGAATACGTGAGCACCACCAACGCCAGTCGCATCCCCATGCTGGAGACCCAAAAGGTCGACGTCATCATCGCCGCCCTGACCAATCTCGACGAGCGTGCGCAGGTCGTCGCGCTCACCCGCCCCTACGCGTCGGAGGGTCAGCTGGTGGTCGTGCCGGCCGACAGCGATATCCGCTCGTACGACGATCTCGACGGTCGTGCCGTCGCCGCCACCCGCGGTAGCGTCCCGGCCACCATTCTGGAGACCCAGTTCCCGCAAGCGCGCGCAAGTCTCTTCGAAGCCGTGGCCGACTCCATCCAGGCGCTGCGGAGCAACAAGGTCGACGCCCTCATGGAGAGCACGGCCGTCGTCGCCGATATCCGCCGCAGCCAGGGCGACGCCGTCCGAGTACTCGACGCGCCGGCGCTCTCGCCGTCGCTGGTGTCATTCGGAGCGAAGATGGGTGATCAGCTGTGGCTGAACTACCTCAACAACTTCATCATGAACTACAACATCAGCAAGTCCGCCAACGACTCCTACAAACGTTGGCTCGGGGTCGATGTGCCGGACCTGATCAAGTAG
- a CDS encoding MmpS family transport accessory protein: MQRVSLGSHLMRRWPYVTAVVVIAIAGFAVYRLHGVFASQDVVSTPNGAADQIVPFNPKHVVLEVYGPPGAAATITYLDVDAQPQRADDVGLPWAYDATTTQPAVFVNITAQGTGDWIGCRITIDDEVKDQRTADNVNAFTYCLDKSG; encoded by the coding sequence ATGCAAAGGGTTTCCCTCGGAAGCCACTTGATGCGGCGATGGCCGTACGTCACGGCGGTCGTCGTCATCGCGATCGCAGGATTCGCCGTCTACCGCCTACATGGCGTCTTCGCATCGCAGGATGTCGTCTCCACACCCAACGGTGCTGCGGACCAGATCGTCCCGTTCAACCCCAAGCACGTGGTGTTGGAGGTATACGGCCCGCCCGGAGCCGCGGCCACCATCACCTATCTCGATGTCGACGCCCAGCCGCAGCGCGCCGACGACGTCGGCCTGCCGTGGGCCTACGACGCGACGACAACCCAACCCGCCGTCTTCGTCAACATCACTGCCCAGGGCACCGGCGACTGGATCGGCTGCCGCATCACCATCGACGACGAAGTCAAAGACCAGCGAACCGCCGACAACGTCAACGCCTTCACCTATTGCTTGGACAAGTCCGGATGA
- a CDS encoding GntR family transcriptional regulator → MIEAVQSLAVAAPVVSSRRHQVADWLREQIVKGALAPGAQLKQDVLAAHLGASPGPVREALRQLESEGLVHHIPNRGAFVASVSPAELLGVLLPVRLAIESFAVEAASADPDVVAELERVVAAMAEAAAAGDLDALNELDVAFHEAIVRSARSEHAMQLWASVQPRIRMQIHRLAKRHTTPFAILEEHRVLLDAITSADAAGRVAALDTHIVASARDLLAREEADGVSSVSSSS, encoded by the coding sequence GTGATCGAGGCTGTGCAATCGTTGGCCGTAGCGGCGCCGGTGGTGTCATCGCGTCGTCACCAGGTGGCCGACTGGCTGCGTGAACAGATCGTCAAGGGCGCGCTGGCGCCGGGGGCCCAGCTCAAGCAGGATGTGTTGGCTGCCCATCTGGGGGCCAGTCCCGGACCGGTGCGAGAAGCGTTGCGGCAGTTGGAGAGCGAAGGGCTGGTCCATCACATCCCGAATCGGGGCGCCTTTGTTGCCTCGGTGAGCCCGGCGGAGTTGCTCGGCGTGCTGCTGCCGGTGCGGCTGGCGATCGAATCGTTCGCGGTCGAGGCAGCCAGCGCTGATCCCGATGTCGTGGCCGAGCTGGAGCGTGTGGTCGCCGCCATGGCAGAGGCGGCCGCAGCAGGCGATCTCGATGCGCTCAACGAATTGGATGTGGCCTTCCATGAGGCGATCGTGCGCAGCGCTCGGTCAGAGCATGCGATGCAACTCTGGGCCAGCGTGCAACCGCGGATCAGGATGCAGATTCACCGATTGGCCAAACGGCACACGACGCCCTTTGCGATCTTGGAGGAGCATCGGGTGCTACTGGACGCCATCACGAGCGCGGACGCGGCGGGACGTGTCGCGGCGTTGGACACCCATATCGTGGCCAGCGCCCGTGACCTGTTGGCGCGCGAGGAGGCCGACGGTGTCAGCTCGGTGTCGTCGTCTTCTTGA
- a CDS encoding MMPL family transporter — protein sequence MSSNRIPDFLRRYSVLIALFWLALAVVTNVFVPQLETVAEQHNVSLSPKDAPSLQASKQIGKVFQEFDSDSSAMIVLEGDQPLGAEAHHYYDDLVAKLSADTTHVQHIDNFWGDPLTAAGSQSSDGKAALVQLYLAGNQGESLANESVDAVRDIVADSPPPEGLRVYVTGAAPLVTDQFEVGRHGTLKTTIITLLVIAVMLFWLYRRLTTVFLVIFTVMIELTASRGVVAVLANAGIIELSTYSTNLLTLLVIAAGTDYAIFLLGRFHEARYAGQDRVQAFNTMYHGTAHIILGSGLTIAGAVLCLTFTRLPYFQSLGVPAGTGVLVAVVAALTLAPALLSIGRHFGLFEPARPMQTRGWRRIGTAIVRWPGPILAATVAIALIGLLALPQYKTSYDAKPYLPASAPANVGYTAAAQHFSQARLNPELLMIDTDHDLRNSTDMILLERVAKAVFHTDGIAQVQSITRPLGTPLDHTSIPFQISASSASQINNLPFQQARGQDLLKQVDVINNSIDILRQQYALQQQSSAVTDAQSKAFEQTVQTAEDLRDKIANFDDQFRPLRNYFYWEPHCFDIPMCAAIRSLFDALDGVDALTDQLNNVSGSIAQLDALQPKLLALIPPQIQSQETNRDLTMTNYATTSGLNDQAAAALENATALGKAYDASKTDDSFYLPPEAFTNPEFVRGMKLFMSPDGKAARMIITHDGDPATPEGISHIDAIRHAAQEAVKGTPLAGSKIYLAGTAATYKDIQDGAKYDLMIAAIAALSLILLVMVFITRSIVAALVIVGTVALSLGASFGLSVLIWQDILGTELFWIVLALAIILLLAVGSDYNLLLISRFKEEIDAGLNTGIIRAMGGSGAVVTAAGLVFAATMASFVFADLKILGQIGTTIALGLLFDTLIVRSFMTPAIAALLGRWFWWPLRVRQRPASATVRPRSSVQQLPLWEDGDPVVSRT from the coding sequence ATGAGCAGCAATCGCATTCCCGATTTCCTCCGCCGGTACTCCGTGCTCATCGCGCTGTTCTGGCTCGCCCTGGCCGTCGTCACCAACGTTTTCGTCCCACAGCTGGAGACCGTCGCCGAACAACACAACGTCTCGCTGAGCCCCAAGGACGCACCCTCGCTGCAAGCCAGCAAGCAGATCGGCAAGGTCTTCCAGGAGTTCGACTCCGACAGTTCGGCGATGATCGTCCTGGAGGGCGACCAACCGCTGGGCGCCGAGGCGCACCACTACTACGACGACCTGGTCGCCAAGCTCTCGGCCGACACCACACACGTCCAGCACATCGACAACTTCTGGGGTGACCCGCTGACCGCGGCCGGCTCCCAGAGCTCCGACGGTAAGGCCGCGCTGGTCCAGCTCTACCTGGCCGGCAACCAGGGGGAGTCGCTGGCCAACGAATCCGTCGACGCGGTGCGCGATATCGTCGCCGACAGCCCGCCGCCGGAGGGCCTGCGGGTGTACGTCACCGGCGCGGCACCACTGGTCACCGATCAATTCGAGGTCGGCCGGCATGGCACGCTGAAGACCACCATCATCACGCTCTTGGTCATCGCGGTCATGCTGTTCTGGCTCTACCGCCGCCTCACGACGGTGTTCCTGGTGATCTTCACGGTGATGATCGAGCTCACTGCCTCACGCGGCGTGGTCGCGGTGCTCGCCAACGCCGGGATCATCGAGTTGTCGACGTACTCCACCAACCTGCTCACCCTGCTGGTCATCGCCGCGGGCACCGACTACGCGATCTTTCTGCTCGGCCGATTCCACGAGGCGCGCTACGCCGGTCAGGATCGTGTACAGGCGTTCAACACCATGTACCACGGCACCGCACACATCATCTTGGGCTCGGGCCTGACGATCGCCGGGGCCGTGCTGTGTCTGACCTTCACCCGGCTGCCGTACTTCCAAAGCCTGGGTGTCCCGGCCGGAACCGGTGTGCTGGTCGCCGTCGTGGCCGCATTGACCCTGGCGCCCGCACTGCTGTCCATCGGCAGGCATTTCGGGCTTTTCGAACCGGCCCGCCCGATGCAGACCCGCGGGTGGCGGCGGATCGGCACGGCGATCGTCCGGTGGCCCGGGCCGATCCTGGCCGCCACCGTCGCCATCGCGCTCATCGGTCTGCTTGCACTCCCGCAGTACAAGACAAGCTACGACGCCAAGCCTTACCTGCCGGCGAGCGCTCCCGCCAATGTCGGCTACACGGCCGCGGCGCAACACTTTTCGCAAGCCAGACTCAATCCCGAACTGCTGATGATCGACACCGACCACGATCTGCGCAATTCCACCGACATGATCCTGCTGGAACGGGTGGCCAAGGCGGTCTTCCACACCGACGGCATCGCCCAGGTCCAGTCGATCACCCGACCGCTGGGCACGCCGCTGGATCACACCTCGATCCCGTTCCAGATCAGCGCGAGCAGCGCATCACAGATCAACAATCTGCCGTTCCAACAGGCCCGTGGCCAAGATCTGCTCAAACAAGTCGATGTGATCAATAATTCGATCGACATCCTGCGCCAGCAGTACGCGCTGCAACAACAGTCCAGCGCCGTCACCGACGCCCAGTCCAAGGCCTTCGAGCAGACCGTCCAGACCGCCGAGGATCTGCGTGACAAGATCGCCAACTTCGACGACCAGTTCCGGCCGCTGCGCAACTACTTCTATTGGGAACCGCACTGTTTCGACATCCCGATGTGCGCGGCGATCCGCTCACTGTTCGACGCCCTGGACGGTGTCGACGCCCTCACCGACCAGCTGAACAACGTCTCGGGCAGTATCGCCCAGCTCGACGCGCTCCAACCCAAGCTGTTGGCCCTCATCCCGCCGCAGATTCAGAGTCAGGAAACCAACCGCGATCTGACGATGACCAATTACGCCACCACCTCGGGGCTCAACGATCAGGCCGCGGCCGCACTCGAGAACGCCACGGCACTGGGCAAGGCGTATGACGCATCCAAGACCGACGACTCGTTCTACCTGCCGCCAGAAGCCTTCACCAATCCCGAATTCGTCCGCGGCATGAAGCTGTTCATGTCACCGGACGGCAAAGCGGCCCGCATGATCATCACCCACGATGGCGATCCCGCCACGCCCGAAGGCATTTCGCATATCGACGCGATCCGGCACGCTGCGCAAGAGGCCGTGAAGGGCACCCCGCTGGCCGGTTCGAAGATCTATCTGGCCGGTACCGCCGCCACCTACAAGGATATTCAGGACGGCGCCAAGTACGACCTGATGATCGCGGCAATCGCGGCACTGTCGTTGATTCTGCTGGTGATGGTGTTCATCACCAGGAGCATCGTCGCCGCACTGGTCATCGTCGGCACGGTGGCGCTGTCACTGGGCGCATCGTTCGGTCTGTCGGTGTTGATCTGGCAGGACATCCTGGGCACCGAATTGTTCTGGATCGTGTTGGCGCTGGCCATCATTCTGTTGCTCGCGGTCGGCTCGGACTACAACCTGCTGCTGATATCGCGGTTCAAGGAGGAGATCGACGCCGGCTTGAACACCGGCATCATCCGCGCGATGGGCGGATCGGGAGCGGTGGTGACGGCCGCCGGTCTGGTGTTCGCGGCCACCATGGCGTCCTTCGTGTTCGCCGATCTGAAAATCCTGGGACAGATCGGTACGACGATCGCGCTGGGATTGTTGTTCGACACGCTGATCGTGCGGTCGTTCATGACGCCGGCCATCGCCGCGCTGCTGGGCCGGTGGTTCTGGTGGCCGCTGCGGGTGCGGCAGCGCCCGGCCAGCGCGACGGTCCGGCCGCGTTCATCGGTGCAGCAGCTGCCGCTCTGGGAGGACGGCGATCCGGTGGTGTCTAGGACGTGA
- a CDS encoding type IV toxin-antitoxin system AbiEi family antitoxin domain-containing protein, whose product MARQHSTAVPTVLAARPLRTFRTGQAEDTYAYPGPEIARLHEHGLLHRLANGYYVVIPQEMLGRRWIPDLEAAAAGIATTIYGHDDIAVMGLSAARLHGAIPRALATAIVAVPRQHRPIRLTDRPAVVRFVQRNTAALDVERIRTDLGPTLTTTPEQTILDLAHRPTLGDSAAEVPAAVEVLYARADPHRLRQLATEQRRLASLRRAEDWARVDHGS is encoded by the coding sequence ATGGCAAGGCAACACAGCACGGCGGTTCCCACCGTGCTCGCCGCGCGCCCACTGCGCACCTTCCGCACCGGGCAGGCCGAGGACACCTACGCGTACCCAGGTCCCGAGATCGCGCGGCTCCACGAACACGGCCTGCTCCATCGCCTCGCCAACGGCTACTACGTCGTCATCCCCCAAGAAATGCTGGGCCGCAGATGGATTCCTGATCTGGAAGCCGCCGCTGCCGGGATCGCCACCACGATCTACGGCCATGACGACATCGCCGTCATGGGACTCAGCGCCGCACGTCTACACGGCGCTATCCCCCGCGCTTTGGCAACCGCCATCGTGGCGGTACCCCGCCAACACCGCCCGATCAGGCTCACCGACCGGCCGGCGGTCGTTCGGTTCGTCCAACGCAACACCGCAGCGCTGGACGTCGAACGCATCCGCACTGACCTGGGCCCCACACTGACGACGACCCCCGAACAGACAATCCTGGATCTCGCGCACCGTCCCACCCTCGGCGACAGCGCAGCCGAGGTACCGGCCGCCGTCGAAGTTCTCTACGCACGAGCGGATCCACACCGTTTGCGTCAGCTCGCCACCGAACAACGCCGCCTTGCCTCCCTGCGCCGGGCGGAGGATTGGGCGCGAGTTGATCATGGATCCTGA
- a CDS encoding class I SAM-dependent methyltransferase, with protein MDLPRIFTIRESSHRIHNPFTADKLAALGQALRLTPETRVLDLASGSGEMLCTWARDHRVTGTGVDISTVFTEQARARAAELDVTDRVTFVRSDASGFVSPKSVDLAACVGATWIGGGVDGTVELLNRSLRPGGVMLIGEPYWRHEVPSTHIATACGAGGPGDFLVLPELIERFGGLGFDVVEMVLADQDSWDRYQAAQWLNLRRWLDDNPRDELAAEVRAELSTDPARYTRYQREHLGWGVFALMAR; from the coding sequence GTGGACCTTCCACGTATCTTCACCATTCGCGAAAGCAGCCACCGCATCCACAACCCGTTCACCGCTGACAAGCTCGCCGCCTTGGGGCAGGCGCTGCGTCTGACGCCAGAGACGCGCGTGCTCGACCTCGCCAGCGGGTCGGGTGAAATGCTTTGCACATGGGCGCGCGATCACCGCGTCACGGGGACCGGCGTCGACATCAGCACGGTGTTCACCGAGCAGGCCCGGGCCCGTGCCGCTGAACTCGACGTCACCGACCGGGTCACGTTCGTGCGCTCCGACGCCTCCGGCTTCGTGTCGCCGAAGTCGGTTGATCTTGCCGCCTGCGTCGGCGCCACTTGGATCGGAGGTGGCGTGGACGGCACCGTCGAGCTGCTGAACCGCAGTCTTCGTCCCGGCGGTGTGATGCTGATCGGTGAGCCGTACTGGCGTCATGAGGTGCCCAGCACGCACATCGCCACGGCATGCGGTGCGGGTGGCCCGGGCGACTTCCTGGTCTTGCCGGAGCTGATCGAGCGGTTCGGCGGTCTCGGATTCGACGTCGTGGAAATGGTGTTGGCCGATCAGGACAGCTGGGACAGGTACCAGGCGGCGCAGTGGCTCAACCTCCGCCGTTGGCTCGATGACAATCCACGCGACGAACTGGCCGCCGAGGTACGCGCTGAGCTGTCCACCGACCCGGCCCGCTACACGCGGTATCAGCGTGAACATCTCGGGTGGGGAGTCTTCGCACTGATGGCGCGCTGA
- a CDS encoding nucleotidyl transferase AbiEii/AbiGii toxin family protein, whose amino-acid sequence MDPDERDLIATQFGVSAEQVERDHLISHILAFLSREFGDRVHFIGGTALARTFLPDGRLSEDIDLIAVGRRKELANELDSALPRAVARTHGRLTVEPALSATADTLPVLLRPSDGRAVRLQLLSARDRVVWPTERRDLFQRYADAPAAELLVPTLTAFAASKTATWTDRHAARDLWDLWALSRLGAIDADAAALFRRYGPTNKTPTQHMFDRAPTDAEWQAQLAGQTRLTVSVTEALIAVRKAWRQAVRPE is encoded by the coding sequence ATGGATCCTGACGAACGCGACTTGATAGCAACGCAGTTCGGCGTATCCGCCGAGCAGGTCGAGCGAGACCACCTCATCTCCCATATCCTCGCGTTCCTCAGCCGTGAGTTCGGTGACCGAGTCCATTTCATCGGCGGCACCGCCCTGGCCCGCACCTTCCTCCCCGACGGACGGCTGAGTGAGGACATCGACCTCATCGCCGTCGGCAGGCGCAAGGAGCTGGCCAACGAGCTCGACTCCGCACTCCCGCGCGCCGTCGCGCGCACCCACGGCAGGCTGACCGTGGAACCCGCACTCAGTGCTACCGCAGACACCCTGCCAGTGCTGTTGCGCCCCTCGGACGGGCGCGCGGTTCGCCTTCAACTGCTATCGGCGCGCGACCGGGTGGTCTGGCCGACGGAACGCCGCGATCTGTTTCAGCGCTATGCCGATGCACCCGCGGCTGAACTACTTGTGCCCACGCTCACCGCGTTCGCGGCGTCGAAGACGGCAACATGGACGGACCGACACGCGGCCCGCGACCTCTGGGACCTGTGGGCGCTGAGCCGACTCGGCGCCATCGACGCAGACGCCGCCGCCCTGTTTCGGCGGTACGGACCGACCAATAAGACACCGACTCAGCACATGTTCGACCGAGCCCCGACGGACGCCGAGTGGCAGGCGCAACTGGCCGGGCAGACCCGCCTAACTGTCTCAGTAACCGAAGCGCTCATCGCGGTGCGTAAGGCATGGCGGCAGGCCGTACGACCTGAGTAG
- a CDS encoding amino acid ABC transporter ATP-binding protein, whose translation MTADMIEISDLRLSYGDHEVLHGVSCSVAPREVICIIGASGSGKSTLLRCMNGLERPTHGSVVVNGHALGPQDKRTDLAVVRRDVGMVFQHFNLFPHMTAAQNIALAPQRVLGCDRKEATQRAHTLLERVGLAGKADSYPDSLSGGQAQRVAIARALAMQPKVMLFDEPTSALDPEIVGEVLAVMKGLAQDGMTMVVVTHEMGFAREVADRVIYMDDGRVVETGAPQDLFGAPQMNRTREFLSKVL comes from the coding sequence ATGACCGCCGACATGATCGAGATCAGCGACCTGAGACTGAGTTACGGTGATCACGAGGTTCTCCACGGCGTATCGTGCAGCGTCGCGCCTCGTGAGGTCATCTGCATCATCGGTGCCTCCGGTTCCGGCAAGAGCACCCTGCTGCGCTGCATGAACGGGCTGGAACGCCCGACGCACGGCAGTGTGGTCGTCAACGGGCACGCACTGGGCCCGCAGGACAAGCGGACTGATCTCGCGGTCGTCCGTCGCGATGTCGGGATGGTCTTCCAGCATTTCAATCTCTTTCCGCACATGACGGCCGCGCAGAACATCGCGTTGGCACCCCAGCGTGTCCTGGGCTGTGATCGGAAAGAGGCAACCCAGCGCGCGCACACGCTGCTGGAGCGGGTCGGATTGGCAGGCAAGGCCGATTCGTACCCCGATTCGCTGTCCGGCGGGCAGGCACAGCGCGTGGCCATCGCCCGAGCCCTGGCAATGCAACCGAAAGTCATGCTGTTCGACGAACCCACCTCAGCACTCGATCCGGAGATCGTGGGTGAGGTGCTCGCGGTCATGAAGGGCCTCGCCCAGGACGGCATGACCATGGTCGTCGTGACCCACGAGATGGGCTTCGCCCGCGAGGTGGCCGATCGCGTCATCTACATGGACGACGGCAGAGTCGTCGAAACCGGCGCTCCCCAGGATCTGTTCGGTGCGCCGCAGATGAACCGCACGCGCGAATTCCTGAGCAAGGTGCTCTGA
- a CDS encoding amino acid ABC transporter permease — translation MQLYYGDLIPYLHPLLLGLLISIAVSAAAVVGGGGLALVLYAGRSSTVRALRAAAATYIEIIRNTPLLLQLYLIYFALPQAGVNLDPVAAGVLALSLNNAAYMAEIYRAGFESVPAGLAEAGAALGLSRRDTFWKVQLAPAMRNVLPAITNQTILLFLASSITSVVALPDLMHAMLGITSTTFRTIETFTVGGLMYFAVALLIASSSRLIETRFIKWKVA, via the coding sequence ATGCAGCTCTACTACGGCGACCTCATCCCCTATCTGCATCCCCTGTTGCTCGGCCTGCTGATCAGCATCGCGGTCAGTGCGGCCGCGGTGGTCGGCGGCGGCGGCCTCGCGTTGGTGCTCTACGCGGGTCGGTCATCCACGGTCCGGGCCCTGCGCGCCGCGGCGGCCACCTATATCGAGATCATCCGCAACACCCCATTGCTGTTGCAGCTCTACCTCATCTACTTCGCCCTCCCCCAGGCGGGCGTCAACCTCGACCCGGTGGCGGCCGGAGTCTTGGCGCTCTCCCTCAACAATGCCGCCTATATGGCCGAGATCTACCGGGCCGGATTCGAATCGGTGCCCGCGGGCCTTGCCGAGGCCGGCGCCGCCCTGGGCCTGAGCCGACGGGACACCTTCTGGAAGGTGCAGCTGGCACCGGCCATGCGAAACGTGCTGCCCGCCATCACCAACCAGACAATCCTGTTGTTCCTCGCCTCGTCGATCACGTCGGTGGTGGCCCTTCCCGACCTCATGCACGCCATGCTGGGCATCACGTCGACGACCTTCCGCACCATCGAGACGTTCACCGTGGGTGGCCTGATGTACTTCGCCGTCGCCCTGCTGATCGCGAGCTCTTCTCGGCTCATCGAGACCCGATTCATCAAGTGGAAGGTGGCGTGA
- a CDS encoding phage holin family protein, with amino-acid sequence MVRFLLRIAIFLGSSAIGLLVASWLVSGVTLRPLGFLTAVVIFTVAQAILSPFFLKMANRYASAFLGGIGLVSTFAALFLASLFSSGISISGIGSWIAATVVVWLVTAVATVVLPALLLKKTTTPS; translated from the coding sequence GTGGTCAGATTCCTGCTGCGCATCGCCATCTTCCTGGGCTCGTCGGCCATCGGGTTGTTGGTGGCATCCTGGCTGGTCTCCGGCGTGACACTGCGACCGCTCGGGTTCCTGACCGCGGTGGTGATCTTCACCGTCGCCCAGGCGATCCTGTCCCCGTTCTTCCTCAAGATGGCCAACCGCTACGCGTCGGCCTTCCTCGGCGGAATCGGGCTGGTCTCCACCTTCGCCGCACTGTTCCTGGCCTCGCTGTTCTCCAGCGGCATCAGTATCAGCGGCATCGGCTCGTGGATCGCGGCCACCGTGGTCGTCTGGCTGGTCACCGCGGTGGCGACGGTCGTCCTGCCGGCGTTACTTCTCAAGAAGACGACGACACCGAGCTGA